The Solibacillus sp. FSL R7-0682 genome includes a window with the following:
- a CDS encoding mechanosensitive ion channel family protein, which yields MWDSIKWLIPTIKVPTWQDGIVAIGILIVGFALIRWIIRPLIMKCAKQLDKRNHPVMSDMAKNIYPSLRNALIFSLFIIALSLLVEVWLFDNVKLRMLINSFYVFFAFKALYDILGFYLENPERFETGKDQDILTPFFLRISKVLVMGIAMFSIASLWNFNLNGFLTAIGLTGVALAFGIRDTLAHIFGGMSVVLDKPFQIGDWVMTGDEKIDGTIEDINLRSTLIQTSDKGLVYVPNSYLVNRPIYNLSKRTQRKVEHYLFVSNDNSEESIIQFLEMLREQIALHPKTLKNIIHVAVDELRPSAYRILIRYFVKTNDSEEMLQVRQDILFVAQHYCKEYEIQLVEPNQAQFVWNDTSS from the coding sequence ATGTGGGATTCAATTAAATGGCTCATACCAACCATCAAGGTGCCAACATGGCAGGATGGTATTGTAGCTATAGGTATTTTAATCGTAGGATTTGCTTTGATTCGTTGGATTATTCGACCGCTCATTATGAAATGTGCAAAGCAGTTGGATAAACGGAATCATCCGGTCATGAGTGATATGGCAAAAAATATATATCCATCACTTCGCAACGCGCTTATTTTTAGTTTATTCATTATAGCGCTTTCTTTATTAGTCGAGGTTTGGCTTTTTGATAATGTGAAATTACGGATGTTAATCAATTCGTTTTATGTATTTTTTGCCTTTAAAGCACTGTATGACATATTAGGTTTCTATTTGGAAAATCCAGAGCGCTTTGAGACGGGGAAAGATCAGGATATTTTAACGCCCTTTTTCTTACGTATTAGTAAAGTACTAGTGATGGGAATTGCGATGTTTTCAATCGCATCACTGTGGAATTTTAATTTAAATGGCTTTTTAACAGCGATTGGTTTGACAGGGGTAGCGTTGGCCTTTGGAATTCGTGATACGTTAGCGCATATTTTTGGGGGTATGAGTGTAGTGCTCGACAAGCCTTTTCAAATTGGTGATTGGGTGATGACTGGGGATGAAAAAATTGATGGTACAATCGAAGATATAAATTTGCGCAGTACGCTCATTCAAACTTCTGATAAGGGACTCGTCTACGTACCAAACTCCTATTTAGTAAATCGTCCAATTTACAATTTATCGAAGCGCACACAGCGAAAAGTAGAGCATTATTTATTTGTTTCGAATGACAATAGCGAGGAATCAATTATCCAGTTTCTTGAAATGCTACGCGAACAAATTGCATTGCATCCTAAAACATTAAAAAATATAATCCATGTCGCAGTCGACGAATTACGCCCAAGTGCATATCGGATTTTAATTCGATATTTTGTTAAAACAAATGATTCAGAAGAAATGCTTCAGGTGAGACAGGATATATTATTTGTAGCACAGCACTATTGTAAGGAATATGAAATTCAACTTGTTGAACCAAATCAAGCACAATTTGTATGGAATGATACGAGTTCCTAA
- a CDS encoding ABC transporter ATP-binding protein: MTSSLVEKKVLLDVAHLKKYFEIKEGFKEKKYLKAVDDISFHVYEGETLGIVGESGCGKSTTGNLLLHLLEKTSGTIIFNGKNMDEMSKEQLRKCRADIQMIFQDPFSSLNPRMRVIDIIGEPIKTHAKKTKKERQELVYQLMDSVGLPREYALRYPHEFSGGQRQRIGIARAIALKPKLIICDEPVSALDVSIQAQILNLLLKLQKEFQLTFIFIAHGLPAVKYISDRIAVMYLGKIIEITTKAKLFNNPMHPYTNSLVSAVPLPNPKIREQRQRLILEGDIPSNVDLPNGCRFHTRCPFVQEKCKMETPELEELEPGHYVACLYPVKHDKNE, encoded by the coding sequence ATGACGTCATCTTTAGTTGAAAAAAAGGTTTTATTAGATGTAGCGCATTTAAAAAAGTATTTTGAAATAAAAGAAGGCTTTAAGGAAAAGAAATATTTAAAGGCAGTTGACGACATTTCTTTTCACGTATACGAAGGTGAAACGCTAGGTATCGTTGGAGAATCCGGCTGTGGTAAATCAACAACGGGAAATCTTCTGCTTCATTTATTAGAAAAAACGAGCGGTACAATTATCTTTAATGGTAAGAATATGGATGAGATGTCCAAGGAACAGCTACGAAAATGCCGTGCTGATATACAAATGATTTTCCAAGATCCGTTTTCCTCTTTAAATCCACGTATGCGTGTCATTGATATTATTGGGGAGCCGATAAAAACACATGCGAAGAAAACTAAAAAGGAACGTCAGGAACTTGTTTATCAATTGATGGATTCGGTAGGCTTGCCAAGAGAATATGCACTACGTTATCCCCATGAATTTTCAGGAGGACAAAGGCAGCGCATCGGAATTGCTCGAGCAATAGCGTTAAAACCAAAGCTAATTATTTGTGATGAACCTGTATCTGCGTTGGATGTATCCATACAAGCCCAAATATTAAACCTACTACTAAAGTTGCAAAAGGAATTTCAATTAACATTTATTTTCATAGCTCATGGGTTACCAGCAGTAAAATATATTAGTGATCGAATTGCGGTTATGTACTTAGGTAAAATAATTGAGATTACAACAAAGGCCAAACTTTTTAATAACCCAATGCATCCCTATACGAATAGTCTTGTTTCCGCAGTACCGTTACCTAACCCAAAAATTCGAGAGCAACGTCAGCGATTAATATTAGAGGGGGATATTCCGAGTAATGTGGATTTACCAAACGGATGCCGTTTTCACACACGATGTCCATTTGTTCAAGAGAAATGTAAAATGGAAACGCCTGAGTTAGAAGAGTTAGAACCAGGTCATTATGTAGCCTGCCTCTATCCAGTGAAGCATGACAAAAATGAATGA
- a CDS encoding ABC transporter permease, with the protein MANQVLEVKEEVHYTKPKKQFALKKLLHSLWKSKTGLVGFIIVLFVVIIAVFAPVLAPYDPQAMNPAMMLKPPFWVEGNDPAYLLGTDNLGRDILSRIIYGSQVSLLVGISSVVLAGIIGIFVGLVSGFYGGVVDMLLMRLVDSFLAIPNILFALVFLAVFGPSVTTLIIVIGVTNWVAYARIVRSETLSIKEREYVKAARSIGVKSPIIIFRHVLPNVMSSFIVISTLSVASTIILEASLSFLGLGIQPPTISWGGILSDGRDYIATSWWLATLPGIAITITVLGIIFLGDWLRDILDPRSQGRS; encoded by the coding sequence ATGGCCAATCAAGTATTAGAAGTAAAAGAAGAAGTGCACTACACCAAACCTAAAAAACAATTTGCCTTAAAAAAACTCCTTCATTCCTTATGGAAAAGTAAAACAGGTTTAGTTGGTTTTATCATTGTTTTATTTGTCGTTATTATTGCGGTTTTTGCTCCAGTATTAGCACCCTACGATCCACAAGCGATGAACCCAGCAATGATGTTGAAGCCTCCTTTTTGGGTTGAAGGCAATGATCCAGCTTATTTATTAGGGACGGATAATTTAGGGAGAGATATTTTAAGCCGGATTATTTATGGTTCCCAAGTTTCGCTATTGGTGGGAATTTCTTCTGTTGTATTAGCCGGTATTATTGGCATATTTGTAGGGCTCGTTTCAGGCTTCTATGGCGGTGTAGTAGATATGCTCTTAATGAGATTAGTTGATTCATTTCTAGCAATTCCTAATATTCTATTTGCGTTAGTATTTTTAGCAGTATTTGGGCCAAGTGTTACAACCTTAATTATTGTTATTGGCGTGACCAATTGGGTTGCCTATGCACGCATTGTACGAAGCGAAACACTTTCCATTAAGGAGCGTGAATATGTAAAAGCTGCACGCTCAATTGGTGTGAAAAGTCCGATTATTATATTCCGACATGTATTACCAAATGTGATGTCATCCTTTATTGTTATATCCACATTGAGTGTCGCATCGACGATTATTTTAGAGGCTTCGCTAAGCTTTCTTGGCTTAGGAATTCAACCGCCAACGATATCATGGGGAGGAATTTTAAGTGACGGGCGGGATTATATTGCAACAAGCTGGTGGCTCGCCACATTACCTGGAATAGCCATTACAATTACCGTACTTGGGATTATCTTTTTAGGAGACTGGTTACGCGATATTCTAGACCCACGTTCACAAGGGAGAAGCTAA
- a CDS encoding M20 family metallopeptidase: protein MLSLLKELVNQDSGSQYIIGVNKVGQIIRQQFEHLGFEVKEVKQQKTGNHLVIQHKDAVNPSILLIAHMDTVYKEGTAAIRPFTIAHNRAYGPGVIDMKGSHVAIIYAVKALLDAGKYDVLKNIVLLFNSDEEIGSPTSRKLIERVALDKDCCICLEPARENGALVSARRGGGDYIIKVHGRASHAGIAPEEGANAIEEIAHKIIKLHKLNRPIEGISVNCDIIHGGMAANVIADYAETCVDIRTSKVEQAEFLEEKIQEICNETFVPGTKTELFGTINRPPMEKNRGTIALLERIYSLAEQLEIKLSDVATGGGGDASFTSALGIPTIDGLGPIGGFAHSEREYLEIPSLVERTLLLAKFMESLTAKKLETDKVFT, encoded by the coding sequence ATGTTATCTTTATTGAAGGAACTAGTAAATCAGGATTCGGGGAGTCAATATATAATAGGCGTAAACAAGGTTGGTCAAATAATTCGACAACAGTTTGAACACTTAGGGTTTGAAGTGAAGGAAGTCAAACAACAAAAAACTGGTAATCATTTAGTTATTCAACATAAAGATGCAGTAAATCCATCCATATTGTTAATTGCACATATGGATACAGTTTATAAAGAGGGAACGGCCGCCATACGTCCATTTACTATTGCCCATAATCGTGCTTATGGTCCGGGTGTCATTGATATGAAAGGGAGCCATGTAGCAATCATTTATGCTGTAAAAGCACTTCTTGATGCTGGGAAGTACGATGTTTTAAAAAACATTGTGTTACTCTTTAATTCTGACGAAGAAATTGGCTCTCCTACTTCAAGAAAATTAATTGAACGCGTTGCACTTGATAAAGATTGTTGTATTTGTTTAGAACCAGCTCGAGAAAATGGTGCGCTCGTGAGTGCTCGTAGAGGTGGTGGTGATTATATTATCAAGGTTCATGGTCGTGCTTCCCATGCTGGGATTGCACCAGAAGAAGGGGCAAATGCCATTGAAGAAATTGCGCATAAAATTATTAAGTTACATAAGCTTAATAGACCAATTGAGGGCATAAGTGTAAATTGCGACATTATTCATGGGGGTATGGCTGCAAATGTAATTGCAGATTATGCAGAAACTTGTGTAGATATCCGTACGTCTAAAGTGGAACAAGCTGAATTTTTAGAAGAAAAGATACAAGAAATTTGCAATGAAACGTTTGTACCTGGGACGAAAACCGAATTGTTTGGAACAATCAATCGCCCTCCAATGGAAAAAAATCGAGGAACAATCGCATTACTGGAACGAATTTATTCATTAGCAGAGCAATTAGAAATAAAATTATCCGATGTAGCAACAGGTGGTGGAGGAGATGCCTCCTTTACATCTGCTTTAGGAATTCCGACGATTGATGGTTTAGGTCCGATTGGTGGCTTTGCTCATTCAGAAAGAGAATATTTAGAAATACCTTCGTTAGTGGAGCGTACGTTACTGTTAGCGAAATTTATGGAAAGTTTAACGGCCAAGAAACTTGAAACGGATAAAGTTTTCACTTAG
- a CDS encoding glycerol-3-phosphate dehydrogenase/oxidase encodes MTNFSALHRQQSLQKLSEETFDLFVIGGGITGAGIALDATTRGLSVALAEMQDFAEGTSSRSTKLVHGGLRYLKQFEIKEVAELGRERAIVYENGPHVTTPVWMLLPFHKGGTFGPFTTSLGLKVYDILAGVKKGERRFMLSADETIAREPLIKKEGLLGGGVYVEYRTDDARLTLEVIKAAVAYGTTAMNYLKVIAIDSENVAFSKVTVEDQLTGEQVVVKAKKVVNAAGPWVDDVRKLNGELNEKHLILSKGVHLVFDGNDFPLQQAIYFDTEDGRMVFAIPRDGKTYVGTTDTFYEGDPLEITITEEDRSYLLQAIRYMFPQLNITEEKIESGWAGVRPLIHEQGKGPSEISRKDEIWQNESGLITIAGGKLTGYRKMAEKIVDLVVKQLNSEYNMHYRGSITKSLPISGGDLNGSKFFESFVQKRTVEGQQLGLTEEQSRYLAQFYGTNVDKVFHYIKKAEGSLPPIVYGQLYYAINEESACTATDFFMRRTGTLLFNIQFVQEMKDLVIDEMATTLGWSQHEKDRNKEQIQRAITHARTT; translated from the coding sequence GTGACAAATTTTTCAGCGTTACATCGGCAACAGAGTTTACAGAAATTGAGTGAAGAAACCTTTGATTTATTCGTTATTGGCGGAGGGATTACAGGCGCAGGGATCGCGCTTGATGCAACAACTCGTGGGCTATCGGTTGCATTAGCTGAAATGCAAGATTTTGCTGAGGGAACGAGCAGTCGTTCAACAAAACTTGTTCATGGTGGCTTACGTTATTTAAAACAATTTGAAATAAAAGAAGTGGCAGAACTAGGGAGAGAGCGGGCTATCGTTTATGAAAATGGTCCACACGTCACAACTCCTGTGTGGATGTTATTGCCGTTTCATAAGGGTGGTACATTTGGTCCGTTCACAACGTCACTTGGGCTAAAGGTGTACGATATTTTAGCTGGCGTAAAAAAAGGAGAGCGCCGGTTTATGCTATCGGCGGATGAAACGATTGCGCGAGAACCACTTATTAAAAAAGAAGGCTTACTTGGGGGCGGGGTATATGTAGAATACCGTACGGATGATGCCCGACTTACGCTAGAGGTAATAAAAGCGGCTGTTGCCTACGGTACAACAGCTATGAATTACTTAAAGGTGATTGCAATTGATTCTGAAAATGTCGCCTTCTCTAAGGTAACTGTGGAGGATCAGCTTACCGGAGAACAAGTTGTTGTGAAGGCTAAAAAGGTAGTGAATGCTGCAGGGCCTTGGGTAGATGATGTTCGTAAGCTAAATGGAGAATTAAATGAAAAGCATTTAATTTTATCTAAAGGGGTCCATCTCGTATTTGATGGGAATGATTTCCCGCTTCAACAGGCGATTTATTTTGATACAGAAGATGGACGTATGGTATTTGCGATTCCACGTGATGGTAAAACGTATGTCGGGACTACCGACACCTTTTATGAAGGAGATCCTCTTGAAATAACAATTACAGAGGAAGATCGTTCATACCTACTTCAAGCGATTCGCTACATGTTCCCTCAGCTAAATATAACTGAGGAAAAAATTGAATCTGGATGGGCAGGCGTGCGCCCGCTAATTCATGAGCAAGGAAAAGGACCGTCTGAAATTTCCCGTAAGGATGAAATTTGGCAAAATGAAAGCGGGCTAATTACGATTGCAGGTGGAAAATTGACTGGCTATCGTAAAATGGCGGAAAAAATTGTAGATCTTGTCGTGAAGCAGTTAAACAGCGAATATAATATGCACTATAGAGGGTCTATTACAAAAAGCCTACCGATATCCGGTGGCGATTTAAATGGCTCGAAATTTTTCGAAAGCTTCGTTCAAAAACGCACAGTAGAGGGACAGCAGCTTGGGCTAACAGAGGAACAAAGTCGGTATTTAGCACAATTTTATGGAACAAATGTTGATAAAGTATTTCATTATATTAAAAAGGCGGAAGGGAGCTTACCGCCAATCGTTTATGGGCAATTGTATTACGCAATAAATGAAGAATCGGCTTGTACAGCGACAGATTTCTTTATGCGAAGAACAGGGACATTACTGTTTAATATTCAATTTGTTCAAGAAATGAAAGATTTAGTTATTGACGAGATGGCAACAACCTTGGGCTGGTCACAGCACGAAAAGGATCGGAACAAGGAGCAAATACAAAGAGCAATTACACATGCAAGGACAACTTAG
- a CDS encoding Asp23/Gls24 family envelope stress response protein, with product MAEKQPVSFVQPTPVGKEELGKIEVAPEVIEVIAGIAATEVEGIASTRGNFASGVAERFGKKVHSKGIKSAMSENGNIVIDVFCTVKYGYAIPKVAKDVQSTIRQAILNMTSIETSEVNIHITGIQFETVKDAE from the coding sequence ATGGCTGAAAAACAACCAGTATCATTCGTTCAACCAACTCCAGTTGGAAAAGAGGAGCTAGGTAAAATCGAAGTAGCACCAGAAGTAATCGAAGTAATTGCGGGAATAGCCGCTACAGAAGTAGAAGGCATTGCATCTACTCGCGGAAACTTTGCTTCAGGTGTAGCTGAACGTTTTGGTAAAAAAGTGCATTCTAAAGGAATTAAATCAGCAATGTCAGAGAACGGTAATATTGTTATTGATGTATTTTGCACAGTAAAATACGGATATGCGATTCCAAAAGTGGCGAAGGATGTTCAATCAACTATTCGTCAAGCCATCTTAAATATGACATCAATCGAAACGAGTGAAGTGAATATCCATATTACAGGTATTCAGTTCGAAACAGTAAAAGACGCAGAATAA
- a CDS encoding ABC transporter permease, whose product MLKFLLKRLLEIIPVLLIISFIVFTLVFVAGDPVALMLPEDASQEDIENLREALGLNDPFIVQYGTYMLNLLQGDFGDSFRYNTAALPLVLERLPATLELAFASLVIAIIIAIPFGIWSATKRNTVFDLFITGTSVVAKAMPNFWLGIMLILLFSVTLGMLPVSGYGSWQHLVLPAITLGTGIGAEMTRLVRSSMVEIINQDYVRTAKSKGIHKFFVIYKHAFRNSLLPVVTITALQISTLVGGALITETVFSWPGLGQLLIQAVNTRDMAIVQASVFVIAILVIMTNLFADILYRVLDPRIKY is encoded by the coding sequence ATGCTAAAGTTTTTGCTAAAAAGACTTCTAGAAATTATACCCGTTTTACTTATTATCTCATTTATTGTTTTTACGTTAGTTTTTGTTGCAGGAGATCCTGTTGCGTTAATGCTACCAGAGGATGCTAGCCAAGAGGATATTGAAAATCTACGGGAAGCGCTAGGGCTAAATGATCCCTTCATCGTACAGTACGGTACATATATGTTGAATTTACTGCAAGGTGATTTTGGGGACTCGTTTCGCTATAACACAGCAGCTCTTCCGTTAGTTCTTGAACGGTTACCGGCCACATTAGAACTAGCCTTTGCATCTCTAGTGATTGCAATTATCATCGCTATCCCATTTGGAATTTGGTCTGCGACAAAACGTAATACAGTATTTGATTTATTTATCACTGGTACGTCAGTAGTCGCAAAGGCGATGCCAAATTTCTGGTTAGGGATCATGCTCATTTTGCTTTTCTCAGTCACATTAGGTATGTTGCCCGTATCAGGATATGGTAGTTGGCAACATTTAGTTTTACCGGCAATTACGTTAGGTACGGGGATTGGCGCAGAAATGACGAGGCTTGTTCGTTCAAGCATGGTTGAAATTATTAACCAGGATTATGTAAGAACTGCAAAAAGTAAAGGGATTCACAAATTTTTCGTTATCTATAAACATGCATTCCGAAATTCATTACTACCTGTAGTGACGATTACAGCTCTTCAAATATCAACGTTAGTAGGAGGAGCGTTAATTACTGAAACGGTATTCTCTTGGCCAGGACTTGGTCAATTACTAATTCAAGCTGTGAATACACGAGATATGGCTATCGTTCAAGCAAGTGTTTTTGTCATTGCCATCCTCGTCATTATGACGAACTTATTTGCGGATATTTTATATCGTGTGCTAGACCCACGTATTAAGTATTAA
- a CDS encoding ABC transporter ATP-binding protein — protein sequence MQSEVILQVEDLHTYFKTGSGDVPSVNGVSFDIREGETLAIVGESGSGKSVTSLSIMGLIEKPGEVRKGKIQFKNKDLMKISEKEYRNLRGNEIAMIFQEPLTALNPLFTVGNQISETIRLHQKLDKKKAKEKGIDMLRHVGIPRPEKVYNTYPHTLSGGMRQRVMIAMALSCHPKLLIADEPTTALDVTIQAQILDLMRNLSKGDQTAILLITHDLGVVAEMADRVVVMYCGQVVESADVYKIFEQPLHPYTKGLLDSTPKFFIEDEQLKSILGTVPTMDNMPLGCKFCPRCTVAIDQCYKEEPKLTELSDGRQVRCWLVGKKGETG from the coding sequence ATGCAATCAGAAGTAATTTTACAAGTAGAGGATCTTCACACATATTTTAAGACGGGCTCTGGAGACGTCCCATCTGTTAACGGGGTTTCTTTCGATATTCGTGAAGGAGAAACACTCGCCATTGTCGGAGAATCTGGCTCAGGAAAAAGTGTTACATCACTGTCCATAATGGGGTTGATTGAAAAACCAGGTGAAGTACGAAAAGGGAAAATTCAGTTTAAAAATAAAGATTTAATGAAAATAAGTGAGAAGGAATACCGCAATCTTCGAGGAAATGAAATCGCAATGATTTTCCAGGAGCCTTTAACAGCGCTTAATCCGCTGTTTACTGTCGGCAATCAAATTTCCGAAACGATTCGATTACATCAAAAACTAGATAAGAAAAAAGCAAAAGAAAAAGGAATCGACATGTTAAGGCATGTAGGGATTCCTCGACCAGAAAAAGTATATAACACGTATCCTCATACTTTAAGTGGTGGGATGCGTCAACGAGTGATGATCGCGATGGCTCTTTCTTGTCATCCAAAGTTACTTATAGCCGATGAACCAACGACTGCACTTGATGTGACAATACAAGCACAAATTTTGGATCTTATGCGCAACCTTTCAAAAGGAGATCAGACAGCCATCTTATTAATTACCCATGACTTGGGGGTTGTAGCGGAAATGGCAGACCGTGTAGTAGTGATGTACTGTGGGCAAGTAGTGGAAAGTGCAGATGTTTATAAAATTTTTGAACAACCATTGCATCCCTACACGAAAGGATTGTTAGATAGTACACCTAAATTTTTTATAGAAGATGAGCAACTCAAATCGATTCTTGGGACAGTACCGACGATGGATAATATGCCTCTTGGGTGTAAATTTTGCCCACGTTGTACAGTAGCAATTGATCAATGCTATAAAGAGGAGCCGAAATTAACCGAACTTTCCGATGGGCGCCAAGTACGCTGCTGGCTTGTAGGCAAAAAGGGGGAGACTGGATGA
- a CDS encoding ABC transporter substrate-binding protein, producing MSKKIFAILLLSLMLILVACSTNESSEGGESGGNTPTNDNKDLIIAIGSDMVGFDIHDHNNTSTESIHQHMFDYLFKRDKNNELQPMLAESYEILDDQTVEIKLKKGVKFHNGDEFTAEDVKFTLERVAQTDTLQEHANYKQIQEVKIIDPLTVQIITKAPEPSIIHRLSRLGSGMLPKKYIEENGWDHFLENPIGTGPYKYVEWVRDNKIVFERFDDYYQGAVEEWDTVTFRIIPENSTRVSELLTGGVDIATNIPPADWDRVNNNDGTSLKQEVSNRTIFLNLRASDGYPTADVKVRQAIDYAIDDKTLAEIALKGAGIPVRSMVGPGNFGHEPSLYNSYNYDVDKAKQLLADAGYPDGFEMTFHSPKGRYLMDAEVAELIVGMLSQVGIKVNLQFMEWSSFVQMRNANENKDMYLLGLGNSMFDGAYAVDWFNAARNEGHTDYENQQVEELLAQSKVNMDPTTREKQIQEIQKVVAEDVPYVFLYLEKINVGVNDRVDFTPSSDEMLYAPNMSLK from the coding sequence ATGTCAAAAAAAATATTTGCAATACTATTACTTTCGTTGATGCTAATTTTGGTTGCTTGTAGTACAAATGAGTCTTCAGAAGGAGGCGAAAGTGGAGGAAACACACCTACAAATGATAATAAAGATTTAATAATCGCCATAGGTAGTGACATGGTTGGCTTTGATATTCATGATCATAACAACACCTCTACGGAGTCAATCCATCAGCATATGTTTGATTATTTGTTTAAACGAGATAAAAACAATGAACTACAGCCAATGTTGGCGGAGTCTTATGAAATTTTAGATGACCAAACCGTTGAAATTAAATTAAAAAAAGGGGTTAAATTTCATAATGGTGATGAATTTACAGCTGAGGATGTGAAGTTCACTTTAGAGCGCGTAGCACAAACAGACACGCTTCAGGAGCATGCAAACTATAAGCAAATTCAAGAAGTTAAAATTATTGATCCTCTGACAGTGCAAATTATTACGAAAGCTCCTGAGCCATCGATAATTCACCGTTTGTCTCGTTTAGGTTCGGGGATGTTACCGAAAAAATATATTGAAGAAAACGGTTGGGATCATTTCTTAGAAAATCCTATCGGTACAGGACCATATAAATATGTGGAATGGGTGCGCGATAATAAAATCGTTTTTGAGCGATTTGATGATTATTATCAAGGGGCAGTCGAGGAGTGGGATACGGTCACTTTCCGAATCATTCCTGAAAATTCAACAAGAGTTTCAGAGCTATTAACTGGTGGTGTTGATATAGCAACGAATATTCCACCAGCAGATTGGGATCGTGTGAATAATAACGATGGAACGAGCTTAAAGCAAGAAGTTTCAAACCGTACGATATTTTTAAATCTTCGTGCCTCTGATGGTTATCCAACCGCTGACGTAAAGGTTCGCCAAGCAATTGATTATGCAATTGATGATAAAACGTTAGCGGAAATCGCTTTAAAAGGAGCAGGGATTCCTGTGCGATCAATGGTAGGACCAGGTAATTTTGGACATGAACCGAGCCTATATAACAGCTATAACTATGATGTAGATAAAGCAAAGCAATTATTAGCAGACGCCGGCTATCCAGATGGCTTTGAAATGACGTTCCATTCGCCTAAAGGTCGTTACTTAATGGATGCTGAAGTAGCAGAGTTAATTGTCGGAATGTTAAGCCAAGTGGGAATTAAAGTGAACCTGCAATTTATGGAATGGAGTAGTTTCGTTCAAATGCGAAATGCGAATGAAAATAAAGACATGTATTTATTAGGCTTAGGAAATTCCATGTTTGACGGTGCATATGCGGTTGACTGGTTTAATGCTGCTCGTAATGAAGGGCATACAGATTACGAAAATCAACAAGTGGAGGAACTTCTAGCTCAATCTAAAGTGAATATGGACCCTACAACTCGAGAAAAACAAATTCAAGAAATCCAAAAAGTTGTCGCAGAGGATGTACCATATGTATTTTTATATCTCGAGAAAATTAATGTTGGTGTCAATGACAGAGTAGACTTTACGCCTTCTTCTGACGAAATGCTATATGCACCAAACATGTCATTAAAATAA